A single region of the Nicotiana sylvestris chromosome 6, ASM39365v2, whole genome shotgun sequence genome encodes:
- the LOC104215824 gene encoding multiprotein-bridging factor 1b-like, with product MAGISQDWEPVVIRKKAPTAAARKDEKAVNAARRAGAEIETVRKATAGSNKAASSSTTLNTRKLDEDTENLSHQKVPTELKKAIMQARQDKKLTQSQLAQLINEKPQIIQEYESGKAIPNQQIISKLERALGAKLRGKK from the exons ATGGCTGGAATATCACAAGATTGGGAGCCGGTGGTGATTCGCAAAAAAGCGCCGACCGCCGCCGCAAGAAAGGACGAGAAAGCAGTCAACGCCGCCCGTCGCGCCGGTGCTGAGATCGAAACCGTCAGAAAAG CTACTGCAGGGTCAAACAAGGCTGCATCTAGCAGTACAACATTGAACACCAGGAAGCTTGATGAAGATACCGAGAACTTGTCAC ATCAAAAGGTACCAACTGAATTGAAGAAAGCCATTATGCAAGCACGACAAGATAAGAAGTTGACTCAGTCTCAACTTGCCCAA TTGATAAACGAGAAACCACAAATCATTCAGGAGTACGAGTCTGGAAAGGCAATTCCAAACCAACAGATAATCTCTAAACTGGAGAGAGCTCTTGGTGCGAAACTTCGCGGAAAGAAATAA